The following proteins are co-located in the Pomacea canaliculata isolate SZHN2017 linkage group LG8, ASM307304v1, whole genome shotgun sequence genome:
- the LOC112570921 gene encoding LOW QUALITY PROTEIN: BRO1 domain-containing protein BROX-like (The sequence of the model RefSeq protein was modified relative to this genomic sequence to represent the inferred CDS: deleted 1 base in 1 codon), producing MAYWFHRNPLKATTPVTFELHGVSTNDVTRKIFSDLRTNRNKLLEHLTDPNHTVETMEKTANEYFSLLQGLYMEIDSKEPENKLRKVLAFRWTNTLLGNNAVEARDAVFEHVSMAINVALWYTKHAAKLAAKDEPDMEEAKAVHRCLRTAAGIFKFVKETLVPKLIDSFESGTDTDTRVLDAYIKQCTAEAQEVTLARAVELKHASGLVAALAYETSQIYTDADTALSSLDEKVVGKWRKYFQLKSSLYLACAHSYNGETLLAQDKCGEAIRGLQEGVKMYEKAELLCKEYAVSKGAGTTARPQNHLFFRKLGPVIRRTLEKCERENGLIYHQKVAYDPPHLELKATYGLVSPEEYKNPSLNSVWIAEVYNKFDTSRLPQPEKKKADDKPPTLAPVKEKETPMSDKDPQTFSGCIVS from the exons ATGGCGTATTGGTTCCACCGGAATCCGTTGAAAGCGACTACGCCTGTAACATTTGAGTTACATGGCGTGTCTACTAATGATGTCACAAGGAAGATATTCAG TGATTTGCGAACAAATCGGAATAAGCTTCTTGAACACCTGACTGACCCTAACCACACAGTGGAAACCATGgaaaaaacagcaaatgaatacttttctcttcttcaagGTCTGTACATGGAGATTGATTCAAAGGAGCCAGAAAATAAGCTACGGAAAGTGTTGGCATTCAGGTGGACAAACACACTGCTCGGGAATAATGCTGT GGAGGCACGGGATGCTGTGTTTGAACATGTTTCCATGGCAATCAATGTTGCACTGTGGTATACAAAACATGCGGCAAAGCTGGCTGCAAAGGATGA GCCTGACATGGAAGAAGCAAAGGCAGTTCACAGGTGTCTTCGAACAGCAGCAGGAATTTTTAAGTTTGTGAAA GAGACTTTAGTGCCAAAATTGATT GATTCTTTTGAGAgtggcacagacacagacacacgagtGCTAGATGCTTACATCAAGCAGTGCACTGCAGAAGCTCAGGAAG tCACTTTGGCTAGAGCAGTTGAGCTGAAGCATGCCAGTGGACTTGTTGCTGCCCTTGCTTATGAGACATCACAGATTTACACCGATGCAG ACACTGCTCTTTCAAGCCTGGATGAAAAAGTGGTTGGCAAGTGGCGAAAGTATTTTCAGCTCAAGTCCAGCTTGTATCTTGCTTGT GCACATAGCTACAATGGTGAGACATTGTTGGCACAAGACAAATGTGGTGAGGCCATCCGTGGCTTGCAGGAGGGTGTTAAAA TGTATGAGAAGGCTGAGCTCTTGTGTAAGGAATATGCCGTCAGCAAAGGTGCAGGCACGACAGCTCGGCCTCAGAATCATCTGTTCTTTCGTAAGCTGGGGCCAGTTATCAGGAGGACACTGGAGAAATGTGAGCGAGAGAATGGAttgat ttaTCATCAAAAGGTGGCATATGACCCACCTCACCTAGAACTTAAGGCTACCTATGGTCTGGTCAGTCCCGAGGAGTATAAGAACCCTTCTCTGAACTCTGTCTGGATAGCAGAAGTGTATAACAAGTTTGACACTAGTCGTCTTCCACAACCAGAGAAG aagaaagcagacgacaagccTCCCACCCTTGCACCAGTGAAGGAAAAGGAGACACCCATGTCGGACAAGGATCCCCAAACATTCAGTGGCTGCATTGTATCTTAA
- the LOC112570787 gene encoding LOW QUALITY PROTEIN: uncharacterized protein LOC112570787 (The sequence of the model RefSeq protein was modified relative to this genomic sequence to represent the inferred CDS: deleted 1 base in 1 codon) produces MEPSPYDNVEFGPVGRKSGTGTWPGPQGTQSTTTTTTTQQASRFSPQQQLLQAKDRTGLVGAKLEPLEETVETAESHDQRMQAVKQQASSIVSPSSSSQSSYFHRGGTGLGVGGGAVAGGGSDGGGVKTANNAVQLLSMSAAPTSSTSSSVKPSSASTTTTTMSSGLKTTINPAAEQPKSTSNAVNAPTYVLTQVGEVKDKTAIRNGDDDDEFKRHDLDPPSRAALETAYKMQREFYRLNSRILDEGTLLKQDVMDIYRKAGETFSYEQLLQGMLEDGEMLLLGGCWLHYMHVEFKDETGEKTVRQPYGKGRLCLTNNRVLLLSAEIYSDASLEPYGDPQKKGGYKLEVSKRNAIIFRNIPLSCFYSAELEVNVGTSAQTKITARRRPCCWSACTCCFSSWTSTPPMTRSFNERVVRMGVALPPWGTHGFIVVHLDPGQSLTTARDFVAQLHQHSPHMH; encoded by the exons ATGGAGCCTTCACCTTACGACAACGTGGAGTTCGGCCCAGTGGGCCGCAAGTCAGGCACCGGGACATGGCCAGGGCCCCAAGGGACCCAG AgcacgacgacgacaacaacgacgcaGCAGGCTTCTCGCTTCAGTCCGCAGCAACAGCTGCTGCAGGCCAAAGATCGGACAGGACTGGTCGGTGCGAAACTCGAACCGCTGGAGGAAACGGTAGAGACGGCGGAATCCCACGATCAGCGCATGCAGGCCGTTAAACAACAGGCTTCCTCCATCGTTTCTCCTTCGTCGTCTTCTCAGTCATCATATTTTCATCGCGGTGGTACTGGCCTCGGCGTCGGTGGTGGtgcagttgctggtggtggtagtgacGGAGGAGGAGTGAAAACGGCCAACAACGCG GTGCAGCTTCTGTCAATGTCTGCTGCGCCCACCAGCAGCACGTCATCATCGGTAAAACCGTCTTCGGCttcaacaacaacgacgacaatgTCTTCAGGTCTCAAAACCACCATCAATCCTGCAGCCGAACAACCGAAATCCACGTCGAATGCAGTGAACGCTCCAACATACGTCCTGACGCAGGTCGGCGAGGTGAAGGACAAGACCGCCATCCGCaacggcgacgacgacgacgagttCAAGCGCCATGACCTAGACCCACCTTCGCGAGCAGCCTTAGAAACCGCATATAAGATGCAGAGAGAGTTCTACAGGCTCAATTCTCGCATTCTGGATGAAGGCACACTGCTGAAACAAGATGTTATGGACATCTACCGCAAAGCTGGAGAAACATTCTCTTACGAGCAGTTGCTGCAAG GGATGCTTGAAGACGGGGAAATGCTGCTCCTAGGCGGATGCTGGCTGCACTACATGCACGTCGAGTTCAAAGATGAGACAGGGGAGAAAACCGTGAGACAGCCATATGGGAAAGGGCGGCTGTGTCTGACAAACAACCGTGTTCTTCTGCTGTCAGCTGAGATTTATTCAG aTGCAAGTCTTGAACCATATGGAGACCCCCAAAAGAAGGGTGGCTACAAGCTTGAGGTATCAAAACGCAATGCCATCATCTTCCGCAACATACCACTATCGTGTTTCTACAGTGCTGAGCTTGAGGTCAATGTGGGCACATCTGCGCAGACCAAAATCACAGCACGACGGCGGCCTTGCTGTTGGAGTGCT TGCACTTGTTGCTTCAGTAGCTGGACCTCGACTCCCCCCATGACTCGCTCTTTCAATGAGCGAGTTGTTCGCATGGGGGTGGCTTTGCCTCCCTGGGGCACACATGGTTTTATTGTAGTTCATCTTGATCCTGGACAGTCACTGACTACTGCACGAGACTTTGTTGCACAGCTGCATCAGCACTCACCACACATGCACTGA